The Candidatus Obscuribacterales bacterium genome includes the window ATCCTGTTTCTGCTGAATGCCGAGGGAGTGGCGTAACTGCTCCACCAAACGGGGCAATTGCCCAGCATCATCCATACCTATGCCACCTCAAGCACTTGAGGCAGCCCTTGAGGACGAGGCTCACCATTGGCCGGATAATAATTCAAATCAGCTTGCATGAGGTGATGGGGATGCCCACAGATATCGATTTCCTCCAACGAGTCCCAATGTAGCCGTTGAAAAAAGCGCACGTTCTGCAACTGCACTGTGGCCAAAAACCGTTCACAGCCCCAGGTGTTGGCCGTCATTACCGCTTTTTCGATCAGACCTTTGCCAATCCGCCAGCCCCGACGATGGGTAGGATGCACGCCTAGCCGACCGCCATACCACAGCCCTGGCTCCGGTTCGTAGATGCGGACAACCCCAATCACCTGTTCCCACGGAGCCAGGTAAGGTTCATACACACTTTGAACGGAGGTGAGCGCCACAATCGGATAGGCGATCGCATCAATATCATCCCAATCGCTACCGCGAAATAGCCGCTGTTCTTGGCAAAAAATTTGGTAGCGCAGGTCGGCATACTCCCGCATTTCGGTGGCGGTTTTGGCAATCTCAAATCGATAGGTAGATCGAGTCATGGTTGGCCATCCCAGAATTTACATCAACAGGTCAACAGCGATCGCCCGAGGGCGGATTCAAGCCCCAATGCATTACGAACCCA containing:
- a CDS encoding MSMEG_0567/Sll0786 family nitrogen starvation N-acetyltransferase, whose translation is MTRSTYRFEIAKTATEMREYADLRYQIFCQEQRLFRGSDWDDIDAIAYPIVALTSVQSVYEPYLAPWEQVIGVVRIYEPEPGLWYGGRLGVHPTHRRGWRIGKGLIEKAVMTANTWGCERFLATVQLQNVRFFQRLHWDSLEEIDICGHPHHLMQADLNYYPANGEPRPQGLPQVLEVA